The Eurosta solidaginis isolate ZX-2024a chromosome 4, ASM4086904v1, whole genome shotgun sequence genome includes a window with the following:
- the LOC137249156 gene encoding uncharacterized protein isoform X1 — MQELYVKYTKMKFKCIVANLYSNPSRYSDFMESQRGEGGEKSLTMVDRHTKKQAYTLEKVKYIGSGSRIFTLACLGPRYFCVSERVLYQVRNMKRRTFYNLCSQENQEFKRSVAEYANISKFARADADFNAVATDVWDTTSESSFCRQESSECATDAENTFDSFPSELSTAEKLYYIKSWAMRHNITQEALNDLVRTLLIIGVKNLPLSAQTILETPKNSVEVQNILGGEFAYYGIQSYFESRLFPSLKNATQVLIDVGIDGLKPFESSKRVLWPILGSIVGNAIERPFLIACFSGKQKPTNANGFLKDFVEEVSLLRTNGLKVGSFPDLKRFDVHLFICDSPARAFISGVQGHSGKHSCPKCCQVGERIGTRLSFSKQICELRTDLSFKNRLDKEHHNLQQQSVLEAANFRMVSQFPLDPMHLVDLGVTKGNIAEMNTRFDYISSYVPSEFGRVCRNLEENKNWKSTEYRQFLLYSGIFVLKGCVDDNLYYHFLLLHASIRILSCGTFCETETNVVQEMLDEFVNLFGEIYGDDLISFNIHCLLHLPACARDNGTLDQFSAYKFENFMQFLKKLIKKPNQILQQLYFRLQERKCLEIKKTSKYGSLIIDPKKRRIHISVVRGQVQ; from the exons atgcaagaattatatgtgaaatatactaaaatgaaatttaagtgtatcgttgccaatttatatag TAATCCCTCTAGATATTCAGATTTCATGGAATCTCAACGTGGAGAAGGAGGTGAAAAGTCCTTGACTATGGTGGACAGACACACAAAAAA gCAAGCATATACTTTGGAAAAGGTTAAGTATATCGGCAGTGGAAGCAGAATTTTTACGCTCGCGTGTTTGGGTCCGCGCTATTTTTGTGTTTCTGAACGTGTCCTATATCAGGTAAGAAATATGAAGAGAAGAACGTTTTATAACCTTTGCAGTCAGGAAAATCAAGAATTTAAGCGCAGTGTAGCCGAATACgccaatatttcaaaatttgctcgGGCAGATGCTGATTTTAATGCAGTTGCGACAGATGTGTGGGACACCACCTCCGAAAGCTCTTTCTGCCGTCAGGAATCTTCTGAATGTGCAACAGATGCTGAGAATACGTTCGACAGCTTCCCTTCTGAACTTTCGACTGCAGAAAAATTGTATTATATAAAGTCATGGGCCATGCGACATAATATTACCCAAGAAGCATTAAATGATCTCGTTCGGACCTTATTAATTATTGGGGTGAAAAATCTGCCGCTGTCGGCACAGACAATTCTTGAAACACCCAAAAATAGTGTGGAAGTACAGAATATTCTCGGTGGTGAGTTTGCATACTATGGCATTCAGTCCTACTTCGAGTCAAGGTTGTTTCCTAGTCTAAAAAACGCTACACAAGTATTAATAGATGTGGGAATTGATGGTCTCAAACCATTTGAAAGTTCGAAGAGAGTGCTATGGCCGATTCTAGGATCAATTGTCGGTAATGCAATTGAGCGTCCTTTTTTGATTGCGTGTTTTtcaggaaaacaaaaaccaacaaacgcaaacggttttttGAAAGACTTCGTGGAGGAAGTTAGTCTATTAAGGACAAATGGCTTGAAAGTAGGCTCATTCCCCGATTTGAAACGGTTTGATGTTCATCTATTTATATGCGATTCACCCGCACGAGCTTTTATTTCTGGAGTACAAGGACATAgcggaaaacacagttgtcctaagTGTTGCCAGGTGGGAGAACGTATAGGAACAAGATTGTCATTCTCAAAACAGATATGTGAGTTGCGAACCGACTTATCCTTTAAGAACAGACTTGACAAGGAACACCATAACTTACAACAACAAAGTGTGCTTGAGGCAGCAAACTTTCGTATGGTATCCCAATTCCCCCTAGATCCAATGCATCTTGTTGATCTAGGCGTGACAAAGGGAAACATTGCTGAAATGAATACAAGGTTTGACTATATATCTTCCTACGTCCCTTCAGAATTCGGAAGAGTTTGCAGAAatttagaagaaaataaaaactggAAATCAACAGAGTACAGACAGTTTTTACTTTATTCTGGGATATTTGTTTTAAAAGGTTGCGTTGATGATAATTTGTATTATCATTTCCTTCTTTTACATGCCAGCATACGAATCCTTTCTTGTGGAACATTTTGCGAAACCGAGACCAATGTTGTACAAGAAATGTTAGACGAGTTTGTCAACCTCTTTGGTGAAATTTACGGTGACGATTTAATTAGCTTTAACATCCACTGTTTGTTGCATTTGCCTGCGTGTGCCAGAGATAATGGGACTTTGGATCAATTCTCtgcatacaaatttgaaaattttatgcaattcctgaaaaagttgataaaaaagcccaatcaaattttgcagcaactttattttcgCCTTCAGGAGAGAAAATGcctagaaataaaaaaaacatcaaaatatgGTTCTCTTATTATTGATCCAAAAAAGAGAAGGATTCATATTTCTGTAGTAAGGGGACAGGTCCaataa
- the LOC137249156 gene encoding uncharacterized protein isoform X6, whose protein sequence is MVYNLFKSIKQAYTLEKVKYIGSGSRIFTLACLGPRYFCVSERVLYQVRNMKRRTFYNLCSQENQEFKRSVAEYANISKFARADADFNAVATDVWDTTSESSFCRQESSECATDAENTFDSFPSELSTAEKLYYIKSWAMRHNITQEALNDLVRTLLIIGVKNLPLSAQTILETPKNSVEVQNILGGEFAYYGIQSYFESRLFPSLKNATQVLIDVGIDGLKPFESSKRVLWPILGSIVGNAIERPFLIACFSGKQKPTNANGFLKDFVEEVSLLRTNGLKVGSFPDLKRFDVHLFICDSPARAFISGVQGHSGKHSCPKCCQVGERIGTRLSFSKQICELRTDLSFKNRLDKEHHNLQQQSVLEAANFRMVSQFPLDPMHLVDLGVTKGNIAEMNTRFDYISSYVPSEFGRVCRNLEENKNWKSTEYRQFLLYSGIFVLKGCVDDNLYYHFLLLHASIRILSCGTFCETETNVVQEMLDEFVNLFGEIYGDDLISFNIHCLLHLPACARDNGTLDQFSAYKFENFMQFLKKLIKKPNQILQQLYFRLQERKCLEIKKTSKYGSLIIDPKKRRIHISVVRGQVQ, encoded by the exons ATGGTTTATAATTTATTCAAGTCCATTAA gCAAGCATATACTTTGGAAAAGGTTAAGTATATCGGCAGTGGAAGCAGAATTTTTACGCTCGCGTGTTTGGGTCCGCGCTATTTTTGTGTTTCTGAACGTGTCCTATATCAGGTAAGAAATATGAAGAGAAGAACGTTTTATAACCTTTGCAGTCAGGAAAATCAAGAATTTAAGCGCAGTGTAGCCGAATACgccaatatttcaaaatttgctcgGGCAGATGCTGATTTTAATGCAGTTGCGACAGATGTGTGGGACACCACCTCCGAAAGCTCTTTCTGCCGTCAGGAATCTTCTGAATGTGCAACAGATGCTGAGAATACGTTCGACAGCTTCCCTTCTGAACTTTCGACTGCAGAAAAATTGTATTATATAAAGTCATGGGCCATGCGACATAATATTACCCAAGAAGCATTAAATGATCTCGTTCGGACCTTATTAATTATTGGGGTGAAAAATCTGCCGCTGTCGGCACAGACAATTCTTGAAACACCCAAAAATAGTGTGGAAGTACAGAATATTCTCGGTGGTGAGTTTGCATACTATGGCATTCAGTCCTACTTCGAGTCAAGGTTGTTTCCTAGTCTAAAAAACGCTACACAAGTATTAATAGATGTGGGAATTGATGGTCTCAAACCATTTGAAAGTTCGAAGAGAGTGCTATGGCCGATTCTAGGATCAATTGTCGGTAATGCAATTGAGCGTCCTTTTTTGATTGCGTGTTTTtcaggaaaacaaaaaccaacaaacgcaaacggttttttGAAAGACTTCGTGGAGGAAGTTAGTCTATTAAGGACAAATGGCTTGAAAGTAGGCTCATTCCCCGATTTGAAACGGTTTGATGTTCATCTATTTATATGCGATTCACCCGCACGAGCTTTTATTTCTGGAGTACAAGGACATAgcggaaaacacagttgtcctaagTGTTGCCAGGTGGGAGAACGTATAGGAACAAGATTGTCATTCTCAAAACAGATATGTGAGTTGCGAACCGACTTATCCTTTAAGAACAGACTTGACAAGGAACACCATAACTTACAACAACAAAGTGTGCTTGAGGCAGCAAACTTTCGTATGGTATCCCAATTCCCCCTAGATCCAATGCATCTTGTTGATCTAGGCGTGACAAAGGGAAACATTGCTGAAATGAATACAAGGTTTGACTATATATCTTCCTACGTCCCTTCAGAATTCGGAAGAGTTTGCAGAAatttagaagaaaataaaaactggAAATCAACAGAGTACAGACAGTTTTTACTTTATTCTGGGATATTTGTTTTAAAAGGTTGCGTTGATGATAATTTGTATTATCATTTCCTTCTTTTACATGCCAGCATACGAATCCTTTCTTGTGGAACATTTTGCGAAACCGAGACCAATGTTGTACAAGAAATGTTAGACGAGTTTGTCAACCTCTTTGGTGAAATTTACGGTGACGATTTAATTAGCTTTAACATCCACTGTTTGTTGCATTTGCCTGCGTGTGCCAGAGATAATGGGACTTTGGATCAATTCTCtgcatacaaatttgaaaattttatgcaattcctgaaaaagttgataaaaaagcccaatcaaattttgcagcaactttattttcgCCTTCAGGAGAGAAAATGcctagaaataaaaaaaacatcaaaatatgGTTCTCTTATTATTGATCCAAAAAAGAGAAGGATTCATATTTCTGTAGTAAGGGGACAGGTCCaataa
- the LOC137249156 gene encoding uncharacterized protein isoform X3, with the protein MCKFNPSRYSDFMESQRGEGGEKSLTMVDRHTKKQAYTLEKVKYIGSGSRIFTLACLGPRYFCVSERVLYQVRNMKRRTFYNLCSQENQEFKRSVAEYANISKFARADADFNAVATDVWDTTSESSFCRQESSECATDAENTFDSFPSELSTAEKLYYIKSWAMRHNITQEALNDLVRTLLIIGVKNLPLSAQTILETPKNSVEVQNILGGEFAYYGIQSYFESRLFPSLKNATQVLIDVGIDGLKPFESSKRVLWPILGSIVGNAIERPFLIACFSGKQKPTNANGFLKDFVEEVSLLRTNGLKVGSFPDLKRFDVHLFICDSPARAFISGVQGHSGKHSCPKCCQVGERIGTRLSFSKQICELRTDLSFKNRLDKEHHNLQQQSVLEAANFRMVSQFPLDPMHLVDLGVTKGNIAEMNTRFDYISSYVPSEFGRVCRNLEENKNWKSTEYRQFLLYSGIFVLKGCVDDNLYYHFLLLHASIRILSCGTFCETETNVVQEMLDEFVNLFGEIYGDDLISFNIHCLLHLPACARDNGTLDQFSAYKFENFMQFLKKLIKKPNQILQQLYFRLQERKCLEIKKTSKYGSLIIDPKKRRIHISVVRGQVQ; encoded by the exons atgtgtaaatt TAATCCCTCTAGATATTCAGATTTCATGGAATCTCAACGTGGAGAAGGAGGTGAAAAGTCCTTGACTATGGTGGACAGACACACAAAAAA gCAAGCATATACTTTGGAAAAGGTTAAGTATATCGGCAGTGGAAGCAGAATTTTTACGCTCGCGTGTTTGGGTCCGCGCTATTTTTGTGTTTCTGAACGTGTCCTATATCAGGTAAGAAATATGAAGAGAAGAACGTTTTATAACCTTTGCAGTCAGGAAAATCAAGAATTTAAGCGCAGTGTAGCCGAATACgccaatatttcaaaatttgctcgGGCAGATGCTGATTTTAATGCAGTTGCGACAGATGTGTGGGACACCACCTCCGAAAGCTCTTTCTGCCGTCAGGAATCTTCTGAATGTGCAACAGATGCTGAGAATACGTTCGACAGCTTCCCTTCTGAACTTTCGACTGCAGAAAAATTGTATTATATAAAGTCATGGGCCATGCGACATAATATTACCCAAGAAGCATTAAATGATCTCGTTCGGACCTTATTAATTATTGGGGTGAAAAATCTGCCGCTGTCGGCACAGACAATTCTTGAAACACCCAAAAATAGTGTGGAAGTACAGAATATTCTCGGTGGTGAGTTTGCATACTATGGCATTCAGTCCTACTTCGAGTCAAGGTTGTTTCCTAGTCTAAAAAACGCTACACAAGTATTAATAGATGTGGGAATTGATGGTCTCAAACCATTTGAAAGTTCGAAGAGAGTGCTATGGCCGATTCTAGGATCAATTGTCGGTAATGCAATTGAGCGTCCTTTTTTGATTGCGTGTTTTtcaggaaaacaaaaaccaacaaacgcaaacggttttttGAAAGACTTCGTGGAGGAAGTTAGTCTATTAAGGACAAATGGCTTGAAAGTAGGCTCATTCCCCGATTTGAAACGGTTTGATGTTCATCTATTTATATGCGATTCACCCGCACGAGCTTTTATTTCTGGAGTACAAGGACATAgcggaaaacacagttgtcctaagTGTTGCCAGGTGGGAGAACGTATAGGAACAAGATTGTCATTCTCAAAACAGATATGTGAGTTGCGAACCGACTTATCCTTTAAGAACAGACTTGACAAGGAACACCATAACTTACAACAACAAAGTGTGCTTGAGGCAGCAAACTTTCGTATGGTATCCCAATTCCCCCTAGATCCAATGCATCTTGTTGATCTAGGCGTGACAAAGGGAAACATTGCTGAAATGAATACAAGGTTTGACTATATATCTTCCTACGTCCCTTCAGAATTCGGAAGAGTTTGCAGAAatttagaagaaaataaaaactggAAATCAACAGAGTACAGACAGTTTTTACTTTATTCTGGGATATTTGTTTTAAAAGGTTGCGTTGATGATAATTTGTATTATCATTTCCTTCTTTTACATGCCAGCATACGAATCCTTTCTTGTGGAACATTTTGCGAAACCGAGACCAATGTTGTACAAGAAATGTTAGACGAGTTTGTCAACCTCTTTGGTGAAATTTACGGTGACGATTTAATTAGCTTTAACATCCACTGTTTGTTGCATTTGCCTGCGTGTGCCAGAGATAATGGGACTTTGGATCAATTCTCtgcatacaaatttgaaaattttatgcaattcctgaaaaagttgataaaaaagcccaatcaaattttgcagcaactttattttcgCCTTCAGGAGAGAAAATGcctagaaataaaaaaaacatcaaaatatgGTTCTCTTATTATTGATCCAAAAAAGAGAAGGATTCATATTTCTGTAGTAAGGGGACAGGTCCaataa
- the LOC137249156 gene encoding uncharacterized protein isoform X2: MQELYVKYTKMKFKCIVANLYRYSDFMESQRGEGGEKSLTMVDRHTKKQAYTLEKVKYIGSGSRIFTLACLGPRYFCVSERVLYQVRNMKRRTFYNLCSQENQEFKRSVAEYANISKFARADADFNAVATDVWDTTSESSFCRQESSECATDAENTFDSFPSELSTAEKLYYIKSWAMRHNITQEALNDLVRTLLIIGVKNLPLSAQTILETPKNSVEVQNILGGEFAYYGIQSYFESRLFPSLKNATQVLIDVGIDGLKPFESSKRVLWPILGSIVGNAIERPFLIACFSGKQKPTNANGFLKDFVEEVSLLRTNGLKVGSFPDLKRFDVHLFICDSPARAFISGVQGHSGKHSCPKCCQVGERIGTRLSFSKQICELRTDLSFKNRLDKEHHNLQQQSVLEAANFRMVSQFPLDPMHLVDLGVTKGNIAEMNTRFDYISSYVPSEFGRVCRNLEENKNWKSTEYRQFLLYSGIFVLKGCVDDNLYYHFLLLHASIRILSCGTFCETETNVVQEMLDEFVNLFGEIYGDDLISFNIHCLLHLPACARDNGTLDQFSAYKFENFMQFLKKLIKKPNQILQQLYFRLQERKCLEIKKTSKYGSLIIDPKKRRIHISVVRGQVQ, from the exons atgcaagaattatatgtgaaatatactaaaatgaaatttaagtgtatcgttgccaatttatatag ATATTCAGATTTCATGGAATCTCAACGTGGAGAAGGAGGTGAAAAGTCCTTGACTATGGTGGACAGACACACAAAAAA gCAAGCATATACTTTGGAAAAGGTTAAGTATATCGGCAGTGGAAGCAGAATTTTTACGCTCGCGTGTTTGGGTCCGCGCTATTTTTGTGTTTCTGAACGTGTCCTATATCAGGTAAGAAATATGAAGAGAAGAACGTTTTATAACCTTTGCAGTCAGGAAAATCAAGAATTTAAGCGCAGTGTAGCCGAATACgccaatatttcaaaatttgctcgGGCAGATGCTGATTTTAATGCAGTTGCGACAGATGTGTGGGACACCACCTCCGAAAGCTCTTTCTGCCGTCAGGAATCTTCTGAATGTGCAACAGATGCTGAGAATACGTTCGACAGCTTCCCTTCTGAACTTTCGACTGCAGAAAAATTGTATTATATAAAGTCATGGGCCATGCGACATAATATTACCCAAGAAGCATTAAATGATCTCGTTCGGACCTTATTAATTATTGGGGTGAAAAATCTGCCGCTGTCGGCACAGACAATTCTTGAAACACCCAAAAATAGTGTGGAAGTACAGAATATTCTCGGTGGTGAGTTTGCATACTATGGCATTCAGTCCTACTTCGAGTCAAGGTTGTTTCCTAGTCTAAAAAACGCTACACAAGTATTAATAGATGTGGGAATTGATGGTCTCAAACCATTTGAAAGTTCGAAGAGAGTGCTATGGCCGATTCTAGGATCAATTGTCGGTAATGCAATTGAGCGTCCTTTTTTGATTGCGTGTTTTtcaggaaaacaaaaaccaacaaacgcaaacggttttttGAAAGACTTCGTGGAGGAAGTTAGTCTATTAAGGACAAATGGCTTGAAAGTAGGCTCATTCCCCGATTTGAAACGGTTTGATGTTCATCTATTTATATGCGATTCACCCGCACGAGCTTTTATTTCTGGAGTACAAGGACATAgcggaaaacacagttgtcctaagTGTTGCCAGGTGGGAGAACGTATAGGAACAAGATTGTCATTCTCAAAACAGATATGTGAGTTGCGAACCGACTTATCCTTTAAGAACAGACTTGACAAGGAACACCATAACTTACAACAACAAAGTGTGCTTGAGGCAGCAAACTTTCGTATGGTATCCCAATTCCCCCTAGATCCAATGCATCTTGTTGATCTAGGCGTGACAAAGGGAAACATTGCTGAAATGAATACAAGGTTTGACTATATATCTTCCTACGTCCCTTCAGAATTCGGAAGAGTTTGCAGAAatttagaagaaaataaaaactggAAATCAACAGAGTACAGACAGTTTTTACTTTATTCTGGGATATTTGTTTTAAAAGGTTGCGTTGATGATAATTTGTATTATCATTTCCTTCTTTTACATGCCAGCATACGAATCCTTTCTTGTGGAACATTTTGCGAAACCGAGACCAATGTTGTACAAGAAATGTTAGACGAGTTTGTCAACCTCTTTGGTGAAATTTACGGTGACGATTTAATTAGCTTTAACATCCACTGTTTGTTGCATTTGCCTGCGTGTGCCAGAGATAATGGGACTTTGGATCAATTCTCtgcatacaaatttgaaaattttatgcaattcctgaaaaagttgataaaaaagcccaatcaaattttgcagcaactttattttcgCCTTCAGGAGAGAAAATGcctagaaataaaaaaaacatcaaaatatgGTTCTCTTATTATTGATCCAAAAAAGAGAAGGATTCATATTTCTGTAGTAAGGGGACAGGTCCaataa
- the LOC137249156 gene encoding uncharacterized protein isoform X4 — protein sequence MCKLYSDFMESQRGEGGEKSLTMVDRHTKKQAYTLEKVKYIGSGSRIFTLACLGPRYFCVSERVLYQVRNMKRRTFYNLCSQENQEFKRSVAEYANISKFARADADFNAVATDVWDTTSESSFCRQESSECATDAENTFDSFPSELSTAEKLYYIKSWAMRHNITQEALNDLVRTLLIIGVKNLPLSAQTILETPKNSVEVQNILGGEFAYYGIQSYFESRLFPSLKNATQVLIDVGIDGLKPFESSKRVLWPILGSIVGNAIERPFLIACFSGKQKPTNANGFLKDFVEEVSLLRTNGLKVGSFPDLKRFDVHLFICDSPARAFISGVQGHSGKHSCPKCCQVGERIGTRLSFSKQICELRTDLSFKNRLDKEHHNLQQQSVLEAANFRMVSQFPLDPMHLVDLGVTKGNIAEMNTRFDYISSYVPSEFGRVCRNLEENKNWKSTEYRQFLLYSGIFVLKGCVDDNLYYHFLLLHASIRILSCGTFCETETNVVQEMLDEFVNLFGEIYGDDLISFNIHCLLHLPACARDNGTLDQFSAYKFENFMQFLKKLIKKPNQILQQLYFRLQERKCLEIKKTSKYGSLIIDPKKRRIHISVVRGQVQ from the exons atgtgtaaatt ATATTCAGATTTCATGGAATCTCAACGTGGAGAAGGAGGTGAAAAGTCCTTGACTATGGTGGACAGACACACAAAAAA gCAAGCATATACTTTGGAAAAGGTTAAGTATATCGGCAGTGGAAGCAGAATTTTTACGCTCGCGTGTTTGGGTCCGCGCTATTTTTGTGTTTCTGAACGTGTCCTATATCAGGTAAGAAATATGAAGAGAAGAACGTTTTATAACCTTTGCAGTCAGGAAAATCAAGAATTTAAGCGCAGTGTAGCCGAATACgccaatatttcaaaatttgctcgGGCAGATGCTGATTTTAATGCAGTTGCGACAGATGTGTGGGACACCACCTCCGAAAGCTCTTTCTGCCGTCAGGAATCTTCTGAATGTGCAACAGATGCTGAGAATACGTTCGACAGCTTCCCTTCTGAACTTTCGACTGCAGAAAAATTGTATTATATAAAGTCATGGGCCATGCGACATAATATTACCCAAGAAGCATTAAATGATCTCGTTCGGACCTTATTAATTATTGGGGTGAAAAATCTGCCGCTGTCGGCACAGACAATTCTTGAAACACCCAAAAATAGTGTGGAAGTACAGAATATTCTCGGTGGTGAGTTTGCATACTATGGCATTCAGTCCTACTTCGAGTCAAGGTTGTTTCCTAGTCTAAAAAACGCTACACAAGTATTAATAGATGTGGGAATTGATGGTCTCAAACCATTTGAAAGTTCGAAGAGAGTGCTATGGCCGATTCTAGGATCAATTGTCGGTAATGCAATTGAGCGTCCTTTTTTGATTGCGTGTTTTtcaggaaaacaaaaaccaacaaacgcaaacggttttttGAAAGACTTCGTGGAGGAAGTTAGTCTATTAAGGACAAATGGCTTGAAAGTAGGCTCATTCCCCGATTTGAAACGGTTTGATGTTCATCTATTTATATGCGATTCACCCGCACGAGCTTTTATTTCTGGAGTACAAGGACATAgcggaaaacacagttgtcctaagTGTTGCCAGGTGGGAGAACGTATAGGAACAAGATTGTCATTCTCAAAACAGATATGTGAGTTGCGAACCGACTTATCCTTTAAGAACAGACTTGACAAGGAACACCATAACTTACAACAACAAAGTGTGCTTGAGGCAGCAAACTTTCGTATGGTATCCCAATTCCCCCTAGATCCAATGCATCTTGTTGATCTAGGCGTGACAAAGGGAAACATTGCTGAAATGAATACAAGGTTTGACTATATATCTTCCTACGTCCCTTCAGAATTCGGAAGAGTTTGCAGAAatttagaagaaaataaaaactggAAATCAACAGAGTACAGACAGTTTTTACTTTATTCTGGGATATTTGTTTTAAAAGGTTGCGTTGATGATAATTTGTATTATCATTTCCTTCTTTTACATGCCAGCATACGAATCCTTTCTTGTGGAACATTTTGCGAAACCGAGACCAATGTTGTACAAGAAATGTTAGACGAGTTTGTCAACCTCTTTGGTGAAATTTACGGTGACGATTTAATTAGCTTTAACATCCACTGTTTGTTGCATTTGCCTGCGTGTGCCAGAGATAATGGGACTTTGGATCAATTCTCtgcatacaaatttgaaaattttatgcaattcctgaaaaagttgataaaaaagcccaatcaaattttgcagcaactttattttcgCCTTCAGGAGAGAAAATGcctagaaataaaaaaaacatcaaaatatgGTTCTCTTATTATTGATCCAAAAAAGAGAAGGATTCATATTTCTGTAGTAAGGGGACAGGTCCaataa
- the LOC137249156 gene encoding uncharacterized protein isoform X5, whose translation MQELYVKYTKMKFKCIVANLYRQAYTLEKVKYIGSGSRIFTLACLGPRYFCVSERVLYQVRNMKRRTFYNLCSQENQEFKRSVAEYANISKFARADADFNAVATDVWDTTSESSFCRQESSECATDAENTFDSFPSELSTAEKLYYIKSWAMRHNITQEALNDLVRTLLIIGVKNLPLSAQTILETPKNSVEVQNILGGEFAYYGIQSYFESRLFPSLKNATQVLIDVGIDGLKPFESSKRVLWPILGSIVGNAIERPFLIACFSGKQKPTNANGFLKDFVEEVSLLRTNGLKVGSFPDLKRFDVHLFICDSPARAFISGVQGHSGKHSCPKCCQVGERIGTRLSFSKQICELRTDLSFKNRLDKEHHNLQQQSVLEAANFRMVSQFPLDPMHLVDLGVTKGNIAEMNTRFDYISSYVPSEFGRVCRNLEENKNWKSTEYRQFLLYSGIFVLKGCVDDNLYYHFLLLHASIRILSCGTFCETETNVVQEMLDEFVNLFGEIYGDDLISFNIHCLLHLPACARDNGTLDQFSAYKFENFMQFLKKLIKKPNQILQQLYFRLQERKCLEIKKTSKYGSLIIDPKKRRIHISVVRGQVQ comes from the exons atgcaagaattatatgtgaaatatactaaaatgaaatttaagtgtatcgttgccaatttatatag gCAAGCATATACTTTGGAAAAGGTTAAGTATATCGGCAGTGGAAGCAGAATTTTTACGCTCGCGTGTTTGGGTCCGCGCTATTTTTGTGTTTCTGAACGTGTCCTATATCAGGTAAGAAATATGAAGAGAAGAACGTTTTATAACCTTTGCAGTCAGGAAAATCAAGAATTTAAGCGCAGTGTAGCCGAATACgccaatatttcaaaatttgctcgGGCAGATGCTGATTTTAATGCAGTTGCGACAGATGTGTGGGACACCACCTCCGAAAGCTCTTTCTGCCGTCAGGAATCTTCTGAATGTGCAACAGATGCTGAGAATACGTTCGACAGCTTCCCTTCTGAACTTTCGACTGCAGAAAAATTGTATTATATAAAGTCATGGGCCATGCGACATAATATTACCCAAGAAGCATTAAATGATCTCGTTCGGACCTTATTAATTATTGGGGTGAAAAATCTGCCGCTGTCGGCACAGACAATTCTTGAAACACCCAAAAATAGTGTGGAAGTACAGAATATTCTCGGTGGTGAGTTTGCATACTATGGCATTCAGTCCTACTTCGAGTCAAGGTTGTTTCCTAGTCTAAAAAACGCTACACAAGTATTAATAGATGTGGGAATTGATGGTCTCAAACCATTTGAAAGTTCGAAGAGAGTGCTATGGCCGATTCTAGGATCAATTGTCGGTAATGCAATTGAGCGTCCTTTTTTGATTGCGTGTTTTtcaggaaaacaaaaaccaacaaacgcaaacggttttttGAAAGACTTCGTGGAGGAAGTTAGTCTATTAAGGACAAATGGCTTGAAAGTAGGCTCATTCCCCGATTTGAAACGGTTTGATGTTCATCTATTTATATGCGATTCACCCGCACGAGCTTTTATTTCTGGAGTACAAGGACATAgcggaaaacacagttgtcctaagTGTTGCCAGGTGGGAGAACGTATAGGAACAAGATTGTCATTCTCAAAACAGATATGTGAGTTGCGAACCGACTTATCCTTTAAGAACAGACTTGACAAGGAACACCATAACTTACAACAACAAAGTGTGCTTGAGGCAGCAAACTTTCGTATGGTATCCCAATTCCCCCTAGATCCAATGCATCTTGTTGATCTAGGCGTGACAAAGGGAAACATTGCTGAAATGAATACAAGGTTTGACTATATATCTTCCTACGTCCCTTCAGAATTCGGAAGAGTTTGCAGAAatttagaagaaaataaaaactggAAATCAACAGAGTACAGACAGTTTTTACTTTATTCTGGGATATTTGTTTTAAAAGGTTGCGTTGATGATAATTTGTATTATCATTTCCTTCTTTTACATGCCAGCATACGAATCCTTTCTTGTGGAACATTTTGCGAAACCGAGACCAATGTTGTACAAGAAATGTTAGACGAGTTTGTCAACCTCTTTGGTGAAATTTACGGTGACGATTTAATTAGCTTTAACATCCACTGTTTGTTGCATTTGCCTGCGTGTGCCAGAGATAATGGGACTTTGGATCAATTCTCtgcatacaaatttgaaaattttatgcaattcctgaaaaagttgataaaaaagcccaatcaaattttgcagcaactttattttcgCCTTCAGGAGAGAAAATGcctagaaataaaaaaaacatcaaaatatgGTTCTCTTATTATTGATCCAAAAAAGAGAAGGATTCATATTTCTGTAGTAAGGGGACAGGTCCaataa